A genomic segment from Salvia splendens isolate huo1 chromosome 13, SspV2, whole genome shotgun sequence encodes:
- the LOC121760570 gene encoding plasmodesmata-located protein 4-like has translation MLIPFVFLMITVTHSSETHKLVYTQCSNRTSPYPSLLPILFQQLITHSSQSTFFKTIVANEQTAISGSFQCMKHLSSDECERCVARSSSLCGESLAARIQLHGCSVRYEDDDGAEAEAEAENNKILQRGCSERRIERGGFEDVKYAALGMVESCVMSENGFCETTYESIHVLAQCGESLRSCECGECVHRAVEIACEERCRYSVSGQVYVDGCFLSYVYRDEGFGTYEGGGGSSPKLVALVVGGLAILSVGVGLCYFMKSCGKKKDDW, from the exons ATGTTAATCCCATTTGTTTTCCTCATGATAACAGTCACACATTCCTCTGAAACCCACAAATTAGTATACACACAATGCTCAAACCGCACCTCACCATATCCCTCATTGCTCCCAATCCTTTTCCAACAACTCATAACACACTCCTCGCAATCCACCTTCTTCAAAACCATCGTCGCAAATGAGCAAACCGCCATCTCTGGCTCCTTTCAGTGCATGAAACATCTCAGCTCAGACGAATGCGAAAGATGCGTGGCCAGATCTTCGAGCTTGTGCGGAGAAAGTTTAGCAGCAAGAATCCAGCTCCACGGCTGCTCTGTTCGATACGAAGATGATGATGGAGCTGAGGCTGAGGCTGAGGCAGAGAATAATAAAATCCTTCAGCGGGGCTGCAGCGAGAGGAGGATCGAGAGAGGCGGGTTTGAAGACGTTAAATATGCAGCGCTTGGTATGGTGGAAAGCTGTGTGATGAGCGAGAATGGATTTTGCGAGACGACATATGAATCGATCCACGTTTTGGCGCAGTGTGGGGAGAGTCTGAGGAGCTGTGAGTGCGGAGAATGCGTGCATCGTGCGGTGGAGATTGCTTGTGAGGAGAGATGCAGATATTCAGTTTCTGGACAAGTTTATGTTGATGGATGCTTCCTTAGTTATGTCTACAGAGATGAGGGTTTTGGCACCTACGAGGGAGGAG GAGGCAGTTCGCCAAAACTGGTAGCACTTGTTGTTGGAGGTTTAGCCATTTTATCAGTCGGAGTTGGATTATGTTATTTTATGAAGTCATGTGGGAAGAAAAAAGATG ATTGGTGA
- the LOC121762299 gene encoding protein SPT2 homolog: MGGYEKNEYEDWDEYEEDGDDDGYERVHKPTQEELDYLALRQRLKESIRKQMKKDTGTANPASRDKVNSSRRDNYGSFFGPSQPVIAQRVIQESKSLLENPDLAARICRTSHKEKKSSVTAPVSSKSQTNRPPSVKTVLKKKVEMLKNTRDYSFLLSDDAEVSAASKVPPPRKVSAPKSDARSAELMQRSRPMVNGRAKEVFNGRDGRKPMLPCSQSKSKVGMDKSAHTNKSSTESRKQFGNTSGSGPGRPLGPNVLPSNNSVRATAKSAQPAAKKNITVVRKPTSSPLQPVARRPVQLTPQSGNNRPTSLHGQPSALRRPVQKDNYESSKPKVVSRQSLPSSKVQLKRSPQRHPKLAPLRDERPKAKPKRQLPDDDSEGEQAINMIRQMFGYNPNKFRDDDDTGDMETNFNDILMEEKRSARIARQEDEEQLLLIEEEERRDRIRLAKKRKMSH; this comes from the exons ATGGGAGGGTATGAAAAAAAT GAGTATGAAGATTGGGATGAGTATGAGGAAGATGGAGATGATGATGGTTATGAAAGAGTTCATAAGCCCACCCAGGAGGAGTTGGATTATCTTGCCCTCAGACAAAGGTTAAAAGAGTCTATCAGAAAGCAGATGAAGAAGGATACAGGGACTGCAAACCCTGCCTCCCGTGACAAAGTTAATTCATCACGTAGAGACAA CTATGGTTCTTTCTTTGGGCCTTCACAGCCAGTTATTGCTCAGAGGGTAATCCAAGAAAGCAAGTCCCTGTTGGAGAATCCAGATCTAGCAGCAAGGATATGTAGAACTAGCCATAAG GAGAAGAAGAGCTCTGTTACTGCTCCTGTCAGTTCAAAATCTCAAACAAACCGTCCGCCAAGTGTTAAAACTGTG TTGAAAAAAAAAGTCGAAATGCTGAAAAATACAAGAGACTATTCGTTTCTATTATCTGATGATGCTGAGGTTTCAGCCGCCTCAAAAGTTCCACCCCCAAGAAAAGTGTCAGCTCCCAAGTCTG ATGCACGATCTGCCGAATTAATGCAAAGGAGCAGACCAATGGTGAATGGTCGTGCAAAAGAAGTGTTCAATGGTCGTGATGGCAGAAAGCCTATGCTTCCATGTAGCCAGAGCAAATCTAAAGTTGGGATGGATAAGTCAGCCCACACAAACAAGTCATCCACAGAATCTAGGAAACAGTTTGGTAACACTAGTGGAAGTGGGCCTGGTCGGCCTCTTGGACCCAATGTTCTGCCTTCTAACAATTCTGTCCGTGCTACAGCGAAGTCGGCCCAACCTgctgcaaaaaaaaatattactgttGTACGCAAACCAACATCATCACCACTCCAACCTGTTGCACGCAGACCTGTTCAATTGACTCCGCAATCTGGCAATAATAGACCTACGTCGTTGCATGGCCAGCCTTCAGCTTTGAGAAGACCTGTACAAAAAGATAATTACGAGTCTAGCAAGCCTAAGGTTGTTAGTAGACAGTCATTGCCTTCCTCTAAGGTTCAG TTGAAGAGATCTCCTCAAAGACACCCCAAACTTGCTCCTTTGCGGGATGAACGGCCAAAGGCAAAACCTAAGAGGCAGCTTCCTGATGACGATTCCGAGGGTGAACAGGCCATAAATATGATCAGACAAATGTTTGG TTATAATCCCAATAAGTTTCGAGATGATGATGACACTGGTGACATGGAGACCAATTTTAATGATATTCTGATGGAGGAAAAACGAAG TGCAAGAATTGCCAGGCAGGAAGATGAAGAACAGCTCCTCCTAatcgaagaagaagaaagaagggaTAGGATACGGCTGGCAAAGAAGCGCAAGATGAGCCATTAA